From the Arthrobacter sp. PM3 genome, one window contains:
- the bcp gene encoding thioredoxin-dependent thiol peroxidase, translated as MSPNLTVKLQPGTQAPEFTLPDAEGRSVSLADYRGKNVIVYFYPQAATPGCTTEACDFRDSLASLQGSGYEVLGISPDAPEALAAFTGDFGLTFPLLADEDHAVALAYGAWGEKLVHGEVTEGIVRSTVVLDPEGKVKLAQYQVKAQGHVAALKQELGV; from the coding sequence ATGAGCCCCAACCTGACCGTCAAGCTCCAGCCCGGCACCCAGGCACCGGAATTCACCTTGCCCGATGCCGAAGGCAGGTCCGTGTCCCTGGCCGATTACCGGGGCAAGAACGTCATTGTCTACTTCTATCCGCAAGCCGCGACGCCGGGCTGCACCACCGAGGCCTGCGATTTCCGTGACAGCCTCGCGTCCCTGCAGGGCTCCGGCTATGAGGTGCTGGGCATCTCCCCCGACGCCCCGGAGGCCTTGGCTGCCTTCACCGGCGACTTCGGCCTGACCTTCCCGCTGCTGGCCGACGAGGACCACGCGGTGGCCCTCGCGTACGGCGCCTGGGGAGAGAAGCTGGTCCACGGCGAGGTCACCGAGGGCATCGTCCGCTCCACCGTCGTGCTGGATCCCGAGGGCAAGGTAAAGCTGGCGCAGTACCAGGTCAAGGCCCAGGGCCACGTCGCCGCGCTGAAGCAGGAGCTGGGCGTCTAG
- a CDS encoding DUF3073 domain-containing protein, whose protein sequence is MGRGRQKAKATKQARDIKYYSPNTDYSALQRELTGPGSRATKHYADDPVEPDYSAYVDKYADDLEDDDDEVNSRRIG, encoded by the coding sequence ATGGGGCGCGGCCGTCAAAAGGCAAAAGCTACCAAGCAGGCTCGGGACATCAAGTACTACTCCCCGAACACTGACTATTCGGCCCTTCAGCGCGAGCTCACGGGCCCGGGCAGTCGTGCCACGAAGCACTACGCGGATGACCCGGTCGAACCGGATTATTCGGCGTATGTGGACAAGTACGCGGACGATTTGGAAGACGACGACGACGAGGTAAATTCCCGTCGGATAGGTTAG
- a CDS encoding methyltransferase domain-containing protein has protein sequence MLASADRIREEQRLIWDEFSAGWRKWDAELLRWHAPFGEALLRELRLRPASWVLDVGAGSGEPGLDAAGQVPDGRVVLADISAGMLGVAREKAAARGLHNVDFEVCDAAALPFADNMFDAVYCRFGLMFFPVMSAAMREMVRAAKPGARVGAVVWGRAAENPWATLILGTIARHRELPIPSAGSPGLFRCAPAGFMTRMFHEAGLAEVTEDKVSTELVRESPEDYWAFMTEIATTVAMGLAKADDASKALIRSDVFALLGRYEHDGAIRLRSTATVVAGTKV, from the coding sequence ATGTTAGCCTCAGCCGACCGTATCCGCGAAGAGCAGCGCTTGATCTGGGATGAGTTCTCGGCCGGCTGGAGAAAATGGGACGCGGAGCTGCTCCGCTGGCATGCCCCGTTCGGGGAGGCCCTGCTCCGCGAGCTGCGGCTCCGCCCGGCCTCCTGGGTACTGGATGTCGGGGCCGGATCGGGCGAACCCGGGCTCGATGCGGCCGGGCAGGTGCCGGACGGGCGCGTGGTCCTTGCCGACATCTCCGCAGGCATGCTCGGGGTGGCCCGCGAGAAGGCGGCGGCCCGCGGCCTGCATAACGTGGACTTTGAAGTTTGTGATGCCGCCGCTTTGCCCTTCGCTGACAACATGTTTGACGCGGTGTACTGCCGCTTCGGACTGATGTTCTTTCCGGTGATGTCCGCGGCCATGCGGGAGATGGTGCGGGCCGCGAAGCCGGGCGCCCGGGTCGGCGCTGTTGTCTGGGGGCGCGCCGCCGAGAACCCGTGGGCCACCCTGATCCTGGGCACAATTGCCCGGCACCGCGAACTGCCCATTCCGTCCGCGGGGTCCCCGGGGCTGTTCCGGTGCGCACCAGCGGGATTCATGACCCGGATGTTCCACGAAGCCGGGCTCGCGGAGGTGACCGAGGACAAGGTCAGCACGGAGCTGGTGCGCGAATCCCCCGAGGACTACTGGGCGTTCATGACCGAGATCGCGACCACCGTGGCGATGGGGCTCGCCAAGGCGGATGACGCGTCCAAGGCTCTGATCCGCTCGGACGTGTTCGCTTTGCTGGGCCGCTACGAACACGACGGCGCCATCCGGCTGCGGTCCACGGCCACCGTGGTTGCCGGGACGAAGGTCTAG
- a CDS encoding VOC family protein translates to MTIRTGFATGELCWTDLQTRDVEAAKAFYGAVFGWRFEDLPTPGGGSYAKAFLGDDLVTVLAPQNPPQGTPQAAADGPGRWHVYFATGDARDLAAELAHSAGRLEFGPEAIGDTGTLVFFAPPGGGTTGAWQAGSHFGAARIQAAGSLAWAELLTPEPQAAVGFFQQLFGHEVTEYPQDDGGTYTTLMVDGAEVAGIARVPGDAQDTLQPGWQVYFGVPDVQAAVQAAVAAGGVVLIEPEDAGEGGAIATIQDPQGGVFSLLEA, encoded by the coding sequence ATGACCATCCGCACAGGTTTCGCCACGGGCGAGCTTTGCTGGACCGACCTCCAGACCAGGGATGTGGAGGCGGCGAAGGCCTTCTACGGTGCGGTGTTCGGCTGGCGGTTCGAGGACCTGCCCACCCCTGGCGGGGGCAGCTACGCCAAGGCGTTCCTCGGCGACGACCTTGTCACGGTGCTCGCGCCGCAGAACCCGCCGCAGGGCACACCGCAGGCAGCGGCGGACGGACCGGGCCGCTGGCACGTGTACTTCGCCACCGGCGACGCGCGGGATCTGGCCGCCGAGCTGGCTCATTCCGCCGGGCGCCTCGAGTTCGGTCCCGAGGCAATCGGCGACACCGGAACCTTGGTCTTCTTCGCCCCGCCCGGCGGCGGCACCACGGGGGCATGGCAGGCGGGCAGCCACTTCGGAGCCGCCCGGATCCAGGCCGCGGGCTCGCTGGCCTGGGCCGAGCTGCTGACGCCGGAGCCGCAGGCCGCCGTCGGGTTCTTCCAGCAGCTCTTCGGGCACGAGGTGACCGAATACCCCCAGGACGACGGCGGCACCTACACGACGCTGATGGTGGACGGCGCCGAGGTGGCCGGGATCGCGCGGGTACCGGGCGACGCGCAGGACACCCTCCAGCCGGGGTGGCAGGTGTACTTCGGCGTGCCGGACGTGCAGGCGGCGGTCCAGGCGGCCGTGGCCGCGGGCGGCGTCGTGCTGATTGAACCGGAGGACGCCGGCGAGGGCGGAGCCATTGCGACGATCCAGGACCCGCAGGGCGGCGTCTTCAGCCTGCTCGAGGCTTAA
- the purF gene encoding amidophosphoribosyltransferase, whose product MARGDGKLSHDLLPGEKGPQDACGVFGVWAPGEEVAKLTYYGLYALQHRGQESAGIATSDGKRINVYKDMGLVSQVFDEATLNTLTGHLAVGHCRYSTTGASHWANAQPTLGATATGTVALAHNGNLTNTAELKAMITDRNGGNLSGEMKQGNTSDTALVTALLEGEEGKSLEQTALELLPKIKGGFCFVFMDEGTLYAARDTYGIRPLCLGRLERGWVVASEQSALATVGASFIREIEPGEFIAIDEDGVRSQRFAEATPAGCVFEYVYLARPDAAIAGRSVYESRVEMGRQLARENTQEADIVIPVPESGTPAAVGYAEESGIPFAHGFVKNAYVGRTFIQPSQTLRQLGIRLKLNALESVIRGKRVVVVDDSIVRGNTQRAIVRMLREAGAASVHVKISSPPVQWPCFYGIDFASRAELIANGATIEEIAQAIGADSLAYISEDGMIAATRQPRERLCTACFTGKYPIELPGADKLGKNLLERPDSVGQPGGLPAAAGTPAAVSGGATAPTAGPESDAEPGTTISDDPADKAGATGCDPGPDSEYEELLTDADRVTTADKKEPV is encoded by the coding sequence GTGGCACGCGGCGATGGAAAACTTTCTCATGATCTTCTCCCAGGCGAAAAAGGCCCTCAGGACGCATGCGGCGTCTTCGGGGTCTGGGCACCCGGTGAAGAAGTAGCAAAACTTACCTACTACGGGCTGTACGCACTGCAGCACCGGGGTCAGGAGTCGGCTGGTATTGCGACCAGCGACGGCAAGCGGATCAACGTCTACAAGGACATGGGCCTCGTATCCCAGGTCTTCGACGAGGCGACGCTGAACACCCTGACCGGGCACCTGGCCGTCGGCCACTGCCGCTATTCCACGACCGGCGCGAGCCACTGGGCCAACGCCCAGCCCACCCTCGGCGCCACCGCCACGGGCACCGTGGCGCTGGCCCACAACGGCAACCTGACCAACACGGCCGAGCTCAAGGCCATGATCACGGACCGCAACGGCGGAAACCTCAGCGGCGAGATGAAGCAGGGCAACACCTCGGACACCGCCCTGGTCACGGCCCTCCTGGAAGGCGAGGAGGGCAAGTCCCTCGAACAGACCGCCCTGGAACTCCTGCCCAAGATCAAGGGCGGCTTCTGCTTCGTCTTCATGGACGAGGGCACCCTCTACGCGGCCCGCGACACCTACGGCATCCGCCCGTTGTGCCTGGGCCGGCTGGAGCGCGGCTGGGTGGTCGCCTCCGAGCAGTCCGCCCTGGCCACGGTCGGTGCGAGCTTCATCCGCGAAATCGAGCCCGGCGAGTTCATCGCGATCGACGAGGACGGTGTCCGTTCCCAGCGCTTCGCCGAGGCCACACCGGCCGGCTGCGTCTTTGAATACGTCTACCTCGCCCGCCCGGATGCCGCGATCGCCGGCCGGTCGGTCTACGAATCCCGGGTGGAGATGGGCCGCCAGCTGGCCCGCGAGAACACCCAGGAAGCCGACATCGTCATCCCCGTGCCGGAATCCGGCACGCCCGCCGCCGTGGGTTACGCCGAGGAATCCGGCATCCCGTTCGCGCACGGCTTCGTCAAGAACGCCTACGTGGGCCGGACGTTCATCCAGCCCTCGCAGACACTGCGCCAGTTGGGCATCCGGCTCAAGCTCAACGCGCTGGAATCCGTGATCCGCGGCAAGCGCGTGGTGGTGGTGGACGACTCGATCGTCCGCGGCAACACCCAGCGCGCCATCGTCCGGATGCTGCGCGAAGCCGGTGCCGCGTCCGTGCATGTCAAGATCTCCTCGCCGCCCGTGCAGTGGCCGTGCTTCTACGGCATCGACTTTGCCTCCCGCGCCGAACTGATCGCCAACGGCGCCACCATCGAGGAAATCGCCCAGGCGATCGGCGCCGACTCGTTGGCCTACATTTCCGAGGACGGCATGATCGCCGCCACCCGGCAGCCGCGCGAGCGCCTCTGCACCGCCTGCTTCACCGGCAAGTACCCGATCGAACTGCCCGGCGCCGACAAACTCGGGAAGAACCTGCTCGAGCGCCCCGACTCTGTCGGACAGCCCGGCGGCCTCCCGGCTGCCGCAGGCACTCCCGCCGCCGTGTCCGGCGGCGCTACGGCACCGACCGCAGGTCCCGAGTCCGACGCCGAACCCGGCACCACGATCTCGGACGACCCGGCCGACAAGGCCGGCGCCACGGGCTGCGATCCGGGGCCGGACTCCGAATACGAAGAACTGCTCACCGATGCCGACCGCGTCACCACAGCCGACAAGAAAGAGCCAGTATGA
- the purM gene encoding phosphoribosylformylglycinamidine cyclo-ligase, translated as MTSASPAADMNAAQNSGITYASAGVDVEAGDRAVELMKDAVKATHNASVIGGVGGFAGLYDVSRLLTYKRPLLATSTDGVGTKVAIAQAMDIHDTIGFDLVGMVVDDIVVVGAEPLYMTDYIACGKVVPERIADIVRGIAAACSVAGTALVGGETAEHPGLLGEHEYDVAGAATGVVEADALLGPDRVRAGDVVIGMASSGLHSNGYSLVRRVINHAGWALDRQVSELGRTLGEELLEPTRVYAADCLDLARTFPVDGSAGGRAVHGFSHVTGGGLAANLARVLPQGLLATVDRATWQLPAIFKLVSELGNVPLADLERTLNLGVGMVAIVSPEAADAAVTRLNDRGLPSWIMGTVEENSDSIVKTGPDYVQGAKGVDGGAVRLVNAYA; from the coding sequence ATGACTTCCGCCTCCCCGGCCGCTGACATGAACGCCGCCCAGAACTCCGGCATCACCTACGCCTCCGCCGGCGTCGACGTCGAAGCGGGAGACCGCGCCGTCGAACTCATGAAGGATGCCGTCAAGGCAACCCACAACGCCTCGGTGATCGGCGGCGTCGGCGGGTTCGCCGGCCTCTACGACGTCTCCCGGCTGCTGACCTACAAGCGGCCGCTCCTGGCCACGTCCACGGACGGCGTCGGCACCAAGGTCGCCATCGCGCAGGCCATGGACATCCACGACACCATCGGGTTCGACCTCGTCGGCATGGTGGTGGACGACATCGTCGTGGTGGGCGCCGAGCCGCTCTACATGACCGACTACATCGCCTGCGGCAAGGTGGTTCCGGAGCGGATCGCGGACATCGTCCGCGGGATCGCGGCCGCCTGCTCCGTCGCCGGCACCGCCCTGGTGGGCGGCGAAACCGCCGAACACCCCGGCCTGCTGGGTGAGCACGAGTACGACGTCGCGGGTGCCGCCACCGGTGTGGTGGAGGCCGACGCCCTGCTCGGACCGGACCGGGTCCGCGCCGGCGACGTCGTGATCGGCATGGCGTCCTCGGGCCTGCACTCCAACGGCTACTCCCTGGTCCGCCGCGTCATCAACCACGCCGGCTGGGCCCTGGACCGCCAGGTCTCCGAACTCGGCCGCACCCTGGGCGAGGAACTCCTCGAGCCCACCCGCGTCTACGCCGCGGACTGCCTGGACCTCGCCCGCACGTTCCCGGTGGACGGTTCCGCCGGCGGCCGGGCCGTCCACGGTTTCAGCCATGTCACCGGCGGGGGCCTCGCGGCCAACCTCGCCCGCGTCCTGCCGCAGGGCCTGCTGGCCACGGTCGACCGCGCCACGTGGCAGCTGCCGGCCATCTTCAAGCTGGTCTCCGAACTGGGCAACGTCCCGCTGGCCGACCTCGAGCGCACCCTGAACCTGGGCGTGGGCATGGTCGCCATTGTCTCCCCGGAGGCCGCCGACGCCGCCGTGACCCGGCTCAACGACCGCGGCCTGCCGTCCTGGATCATGGGAACGGTCGAGGAAAACTCGGATTCGATCGTCAAAACCGGCCCGGATTACGTCCAGGGCGCCAAGGGCGTCGACGGCGGTGCGGTCCGGCTGGTCAACGCCTACGCCTGA